In Cololabis saira isolate AMF1-May2022 chromosome 14, fColSai1.1, whole genome shotgun sequence, a single genomic region encodes these proteins:
- the LOC133460083 gene encoding brain mitochondrial carrier protein 1-like isoform X2, with the protein MASLNWKPFIYGGMASIVAEFGTFPIDLTKTRLQVQGQSQYTEVRYRGMFHALFKIGKEEGIKALYSGISPALLRQASYGTIKIGTYNSLKRFFVTHPEDETMVINVFCGVVSGVLSSSLANPTDVLKIRMQAQGSLLQGSMLSNFVNIYQTEGTKGLWRGVIPTAQRAAIVVGVELPVYDITKKHLLRSGVMGDTILTHFISSFTCGLAGALASNPVDVVRTRMMNQRVLSGSPMYKGTLDGLMKTWKNEGFFALYKGFWPNWLRLGPWNIIFFITFEQLKKLPF; encoded by the exons ATGGCCAGCCTGAACTGGAAACCGTTCATCTACGGAGGGATGGCCTCGATTGTCGCAGAATTCG GCACATTTCCTATAGACCTGACAAAGACCCGGCTGCAGGTCCAGGGTCAGTCCCAGTACACAGAGGTACGCTACAGAGGCATGTTCCACGCCCTCTTTAAGATCGGCAAAGAGGAGGGTATTAAGGCGCTTTATTCTGG GATTTCCCCCGCTTTACTGAGACAAGCATCTTATGGGACAATCAAGATAGGAACATACAATTCTCTGAAGAGGTTCTTTGTCACTCACCCAGAAG ATGAGACCATGGTCATCAATGTCTTCTGTGGAGTTGTGTCTGGAGTGCTGTCTTCGTCTCTTGCCAACCCCACGGACGTCCTCAAG ATCAGAATGCAGGCGCAGGGCAGcctgctgcagggaagcatgttGTCCAACTTCGTCAACATCTACCAGACGGAGGGCACCAAGGGGCTGTGGAGA ggcGTCATCCCGACGGCACAACGGGCAGCCATCGTAGTCGGGGTGGAACTTCCAGTCTATGACATCACCAAGAAGCACCTCCTTCGCTCTGGCGTCATGGGCGACACCATCCTGACCCATTTCAT CTCCAGTTTTACGTGCGGCCTGGCGGGCGCGCTGGCGTCAAACCCCGTGGACGTGGTCAGGACGCGGATGATGAACCAGCGGGTTTTGTCTGGGAGCCCCATGTACAAAGGCACCCTGGATGGGCTGATGAAGACGTGGAAGAACGAGGGATTCTTCGCCCTCTATAAGGGATTCTGGCCCAACTGGCTGCGACTGGGACCTTGGAACATCATC TTCTTCATCACCTTCGAGCAGCTGAAGAAGCTGCCGTTCTAA
- the LOC133460083 gene encoding kidney mitochondrial carrier protein 1-like isoform X1 produces the protein MAVDMRYCQRLQNCVDLCLGLILFLAGLQLVEAAAAEEEMASLNWKPFIYGGMASIVAEFGTFPIDLTKTRLQVQGQSQYTEVRYRGMFHALFKIGKEEGIKALYSGISPALLRQASYGTIKIGTYNSLKRFFVTHPEDETMVINVFCGVVSGVLSSSLANPTDVLKIRMQAQGSLLQGSMLSNFVNIYQTEGTKGLWRGVIPTAQRAAIVVGVELPVYDITKKHLLRSGVMGDTILTHFISSFTCGLAGALASNPVDVVRTRMMNQRVLSGSPMYKGTLDGLMKTWKNEGFFALYKGFWPNWLRLGPWNIIFFITFEQLKKLPF, from the exons ATGGCTGTCGACATGCGGTATTGTCAGAGGCTGCAGAACTGCGTTGACCTGTGTCTTGGTCTGATCCTGTTTCTAGCGGGGCTGCAGCTGGTAGAGGCTGCGGCTGCAGAGGAGGAGATGGCCAGCCTGAACTGGAAACCGTTCATCTACGGAGGGATGGCCTCGATTGTCGCAGAATTCG GCACATTTCCTATAGACCTGACAAAGACCCGGCTGCAGGTCCAGGGTCAGTCCCAGTACACAGAGGTACGCTACAGAGGCATGTTCCACGCCCTCTTTAAGATCGGCAAAGAGGAGGGTATTAAGGCGCTTTATTCTGG GATTTCCCCCGCTTTACTGAGACAAGCATCTTATGGGACAATCAAGATAGGAACATACAATTCTCTGAAGAGGTTCTTTGTCACTCACCCAGAAG ATGAGACCATGGTCATCAATGTCTTCTGTGGAGTTGTGTCTGGAGTGCTGTCTTCGTCTCTTGCCAACCCCACGGACGTCCTCAAG ATCAGAATGCAGGCGCAGGGCAGcctgctgcagggaagcatgttGTCCAACTTCGTCAACATCTACCAGACGGAGGGCACCAAGGGGCTGTGGAGA ggcGTCATCCCGACGGCACAACGGGCAGCCATCGTAGTCGGGGTGGAACTTCCAGTCTATGACATCACCAAGAAGCACCTCCTTCGCTCTGGCGTCATGGGCGACACCATCCTGACCCATTTCAT CTCCAGTTTTACGTGCGGCCTGGCGGGCGCGCTGGCGTCAAACCCCGTGGACGTGGTCAGGACGCGGATGATGAACCAGCGGGTTTTGTCTGGGAGCCCCATGTACAAAGGCACCCTGGATGGGCTGATGAAGACGTGGAAGAACGAGGGATTCTTCGCCCTCTATAAGGGATTCTGGCCCAACTGGCTGCGACTGGGACCTTGGAACATCATC TTCTTCATCACCTTCGAGCAGCTGAAGAAGCTGCCGTTCTAA